The Idiomarina loihiensis L2TR genomic sequence GGTGCCAGACGCCCTGTTTGCCCAATAATGGCAACACCAGCCTGCTTAACCGTGTCGCGAAAGCGCCGATTATCCGGCGCGGTCTGATAGCCGGGGATGGCGTCAAATTTATCCAGCGTACCGCCAGTATGTCCCAGACCACGCCCCGAAATCATCGGAACATAGCCACCACAGGCTGCGACAATAGGACCCAGCATTAAACTAACGACGTCACCGACACCGCCGGTTGAGTGCTTATCCAATACCGGACCATTTAAATTGTCCTGTCGCCAGTCAAGAACATCGCCGGAATCTCTCATAGCAACGGTTAAAGCTGTTTTTTCCTGCGCCGACATACCGCGAAAATAAATAGCCATAGCCAACGCAGCTATTTGCCCCTCACTGACGCTATCATCGCAAATTCCGTTAACGAACTGCTGAATATCGGTGTCGGATAAACTTACAGCGTCACGCTTTTTGCGAATAACTTCTTGCGCCAAAAACATAAACTTAAACCTTAACCAAAAGGCTTTGGAGATCCTGCAACAGGCTACTGGCTCCGATGCGGAAATTATCAGCTGTGACCCAGTCCTCACCCATAATCCGCTCGGCTAACTCAATATACTGAACCGCATCATCCAGAGTCCCGATTCCGCCTGCGGCTTTAAAACCACAATCTGTTTGACTGGATTTAATGACCCCCAGCATAGCTTCCGCCGCTTTCAAGGTGGCATTTATCGATACTTTTCCGGTTGAGGTTTTAATAAAGTCAGCGCCGTTAGCAATAGCTAACTCACTAGCCAGAACAATTTTATCGTGTTGCTGAAGCTCACCTGACTCAATAATGACTTTTAGCTGAACAGAATCGCCGCAAATATCCTTGCACTCTCTTACCAATTCAGCCGGGGTGCTCTCATCACCCTGCAATAAAGCAGCATAAGGCAGGACCACGTCAACCTCGTGCGCTCCGGCCGCTATAGCTCGCTCGGTTTCTGCTGCGGCGCGGGCGACATTGGTACTGCCATCAGGAAAGTTAGTAACCGTAGCGACTTTGGTATCCAGCCCCTGCTCGTTGAGAAACTGGCGAGCCAACGCCACCCATTCAGGGAACACACAAACCGCAGCGACACTCTTTTTATTTATCGAGGCACGTTGGCATAAGTCTTCAATAACCTCTCGGGTATCATCGTTATTCAACGTGGTTAAATCCATAAAGGACAAGGCCTGTAGTGCCCGTACCTGTTGTGTTGATGGCATAATTACTCCATTTGGTTATTAGCTTTCCCAACGCATAACTAAAGCGTCTTCACGCCCGTCGGCGGCTGGATAATAATTGACTCTGCGCCCTACCGTATCAAATCCATTGCCTTCATATAAGCGGATAGCGGCAGCATTGGAAGCACGAACTTCCAGAAACACAACGCAGTGTTTCTTTTCAGCATAGTCTAATAAGTCCTGCATGAGTTTGTAACCAAAGCCCTGCCCCTGAAAGTCAGGATCCACAGCAATATTGTGCAACGTCAACTCATCGGCAACTAACTGGCTAATAGTAAAACCAATAACCCTTGAGTCGCTCAATAGCCGCCGACAACGATACTGTTCACCATGGCTTTCGCTAAATACAGACCAGGGCCATGGGGTGCGATGTGCTTTCTTTTCGACCGAAAACTCAAGCTCACCGGGTCGAAAATCCTCGATATTAAAGCTTTGCATGTTTAAGTTGTTGCCAGAGAGATTTTTTTGTTTCCACCGGAAATGAACCAGTAAGACTGTCAGTGTAATCGAAACACACATCTGGAGTTTTAGAGGGGGCTTTTATAGCAACCGGGCGTTGCTCGAAGTACAAACAAAGATCATCAAGCCAACCGGGCAAAGAAACAGGCAATTCTCTCTCTCCACGCAAATAGAGAGGGCCCAGACGATAATAAAATACCGGTGCCGACGCACGTTTCTTTTCCCAAATGGGAATACCCATAACTTGTAATGCGGCGCGTTGTTGACTGGTCCATTCTGGGAGCATGACGATTACCGTTGAAAACAGATAAATGCAGTTTACTCAAGCTTGGGAAGGATAGCCAGTTAGAAACTGGCAGGGGCGG encodes the following:
- the deoC gene encoding deoxyribose-phosphate aldolase; translated protein: MPSTQQVRALQALSFMDLTTLNNDDTREVIEDLCQRASINKKSVAAVCVFPEWVALARQFLNEQGLDTKVATVTNFPDGSTNVARAAAETERAIAAGAHEVDVVLPYAALLQGDESTPAELVRECKDICGDSVQLKVIIESGELQQHDKIVLASELAIANGADFIKTSTGKVSINATLKAAEAMLGVIKSSQTDCGFKAAGGIGTLDDAVQYIELAERIMGEDWVTADNFRIGASSLLQDLQSLLVKV
- the rimI gene encoding ribosomal protein S18-alanine N-acetyltransferase, yielding MQSFNIEDFRPGELEFSVEKKAHRTPWPWSVFSESHGEQYRCRRLLSDSRVIGFTISQLVADELTLHNIAVDPDFQGQGFGYKLMQDLLDYAEKKHCVVFLEVRASNAAAIRLYEGNGFDTVGRRVNYYPAADGREDALVMRWES